In Bacillota bacterium, the genomic stretch CGCGAGCCGGGCGGAACCACGCCCTTCCAGACAGTGGATGTCGCGCTTGGCGAGGGGGGTACTTTCCGCTTCACCGCTCCCCGCCGCGGCGTGTTTGACATTTCGGTGAAGGTGAGCCACTGGCTGCGTCGCACGCTTGCCGTAGATACCAGCGGCGGCAGTGTCACCGACCTGAGCATCGAGCTGCTCAACGGCGACATCGACGGCGATAACGAGGTCACGCTCTTTGACTTCGGCGCGCTGGTGGCGGCATTCGGCTCCGTGCCCGGCGACGGCAACTGGAACCCCGACGCTGACCTGGACGGAGATGAAGAGGTCACGCTGTTCGACTTCGGTATCCTCGTGAAGAACTTTGGCGCGATTGGGGATGAGTAGCCCTCACCCCCGGCCCCTCTCCCCCGCTGTGGGAGAGGGGAGTTGTGTTAGCCCTCACCCCGTGCCCCTCTCCCACGCTGTGGGAGAGGGGCAATTGAATGCGATTTCTCACGCGAAGAGTTAATCGCTGTAGGCAGATTGGGCACGCGGTGCGCGCTCCCTTACAGGCTGCGGATAAACCGCTCCGACTCTTTCTCGTAGGTGCGGAAGGGGTTGCGCAGTTCCAGCTGCCGCCCTTTGTCCACGTAGACCATATCCCAGTCCACGATATACGCCCTGTTGCGGGAGGCTAGCAGGTGCTGGATGGCGCGGCTGCGCCCGTAGGCGCGGGTGTTATCAGGAGCGTTGGTAGTGGCGTTCTGGATGTCCTCATCGGTGACGATGCGCTGCATCAGCCCCGCCTCCACCAGACCGTAGTACAGTCCGCGCGAGGGGTCGGTGTTGTGGTACTCCATATCCAGGCTGAACATGATGTCGTCGTGCCAGAGCAAACCCTCCTGTTGCCGGAAGGTATCGAGCAGTTTGCGCTTCGCCACCCAGTCGAGGCGATCGTCCAGGCTCATGGGGTCGAGCTCGAGGGCGTCCAGCACGTATTCCCACTCGCGCAGCACCCAGTCGGTATCCTCATCGCGCCCGGTGAGGTGTTGCTTTGCCGTTTCGAGGTAGATGCGCTGCAGGTCGATCGCGCGGATGGTAGAGCCGTCGTGCCGGCGCACAATCCACCGCCAGGTGGGGTCGCGGCTGACACTGCGCAGGGCTTCCAGCGGGTCGGCGAGGCGCACGTCGGGCTTAATCAGGTTGCGCTCCAGCAGGTCGAGCACCAGACTGGTGGTGCCGATTTTGAGGGCGGTGGCGTATTCGCTCATGTTGCCCTCGCCGAACAGGATGTGCAGGCGGTGCATGCTGTTGTAGGAGTAGTAGCTGTCCCACTTGGGGTTGATGATGGCACGGTTGAAGCGCACGCGCGAAGAGATGGTCTTCACAATGTGGTCCGCCCGCTGAGAGAGCTGAAACTCCACCGTGGGGTCGATCTCCACCGCGTAGAAGCGGCTCACCCACACGTAGTCCATCTCATGTTCGCTCAGGTCCATGATGTTGTTCGAGAAGTCGTTATAGTTCAGGCGATGTCCGCCCACACGTCCCGTGCCCGCAAAAATCTGCCGGGTAACCAGGAAGGGCAACAGGTTATACAACGAGTCAAGGAAGTAACGGTCTTCGATGCTGACCAGGTAGTTTTCGTGACAGCCAAAGGTATGCCCGCCAAAGTGGTCGACGGCGTTGTTGTAGAAGGAGACCTTGTCCTGCCAGCCGAGCGCCTGTAACGCTTCCAGCAGGATA encodes the following:
- a CDS encoding proteasome accessory factor PafA2 family protein, with translation MENRIFGIETEFGCFVRDESVGRPERVVEKVKDCVFYRLRRGLIDLHSRDFAFEPARGGGFLINGGRLYIDAVGDHEEYATPECSRLSDIVAHEKAGQRILLEALQALGWQDKVSFYNNAVDHFGGHTFGCHENYLVSIEDRYFLDSLYNLLPFLVTRQIFAGTGRVGGHRLNYNDFSNNIMDLSEHEMDYVWVSRFYAVEIDPTVEFQLSQRADHIVKTISSRVRFNRAIINPKWDSYYSYNSMHRLHILFGEGNMSEYATALKIGTTSLVLDLLERNLIKPDVRLADPLEALRSVSRDPTWRWIVRRHDGSTIRAIDLQRIYLETAKQHLTGRDEDTDWVLREWEYVLDALELDPMSLDDRLDWVAKRKLLDTFRQQEGLLWHDDIMFSLDMEYHNTDPSRGLYYGLVEAGLMQRIVTDEDIQNATTNAPDNTRAYGRSRAIQHLLASRNRAYIVDWDMVYVDKGRQLELRNPFRTYEKESERFIRSL